The following coding sequences lie in one Meles meles chromosome X, mMelMel3.1 paternal haplotype, whole genome shotgun sequence genomic window:
- the LOC123934629 gene encoding proline-rich protein 36-like — translation MDTLSSDEKAQKQPQGEVPVGPKNKVSPVPSEAHGGSSPDPGASVPSVSSGLSPSGGGAPHGGTAGSSASALAAVGAILNNGEGPDLPSTVRVQAGERADLQGSRSPHTELRCVVPGAGQGLQASHAGGVGAVVQAMRGVGQASGPPTRPTSLGKGRGRKQLGRKEAAQAQKSPGCRCLFPGLLAPQYPVLSPPSSPGSQPSGHRRSRASPWGQAAQPGPALRTVNLSQVLLAAAAAMHPNQALLAAAAAMHLNQALFVVVVVVVVAAAASVHPSQVLISTAAAVAVAAAAAAAAAVAATRPSQALPRETAPLRQARPLLPTPPRQALPLGAAPPRHALLSAGKQPGQALAIEATPLRQALLSIAPRPRRARASVAPRPGGARPSVAPRPRRARASVAPRPRRARASVAPRPGRARASVAPRPGRARASVAPRPGRARASVAPRPGRARASVAPRPGRARASVAPRPGRARPSVAPRPGRARPSVAPRPGRARPSVAPRPGRARPSVAPRPGRARPSVAPRPGRARPSVAPRPGRAQLLTAMPLHKALLAAAFVAAVPPHQVLLFRAPQLGLRRPSAAPQPCQVWLSAVLHPTGLLFAAMVHPVEALFSTTELPGQALPWKSTPPLQALLSAAASQPVQALFSGATPPHWGLSSGAMLPSKDQQFAASLLRLG, via the exons ATGGACACCTTGTCATCCGACGAGAAGGCGCAGAAGCAACCGCAGGGTGAGGTGCCCGTAGGGCCGAAGAACAAGGTTTCCCCTGTCCCCAGTGAGGCCCATGGGGGCAGCAGCCCCGATCCCGGTGCCTCCGTCCCCTCGGTCTCGAGCGGTCTTTCTCCATCGGGTGGTGGCGCCCCACATGGCGGCACAGCAGGTTCCTCTGCCTCCGCCCTGGCTGCTGTCGGCGCCATTTTGAACAATGGCGAGGGCCCGGATCTGCCCTCCACGGTCCGTGTGCAAGCGGGGGAGCGTGCTGACCTCCAAGGCAGCCGCAGTCCCCACACCGAGCTGAGATGTGTGGTGCCCGGGGCGGGCCAAGGTCTCCAGGCCTCACACGCAGGCGGCGTGGGCGCCGTGGTGCAAGCCATGAGGGGAGTCGGCCAGGCCAGCGGGCCTCCGACCCGGCCCACGAGCCTGGGGAAAGGCCGTGGGAGGAAGCAGCTCGGCCGCAAGGAGGCTGCCCAGGCTCAGAAGTCTCCAGGGTGTCGCTGTCTGTTTCCTGGGCTTCTGGCGCCTCAGTACCCCGTGCTTTCGCCGCCATCTTCTCCGGGGTCTCAGCCCAGCGGCCATCGCCGTTCTCGGGCTTCTCCGTGGGGTCAGGCAGcccagccaggccctgccctTCGAA CAGTGAATCTGAGCCAGGTCCTGCTCGCCGCCGCTGCCGCCATGCACCCGAACCAGGCCCTGCTCGCCGCCGCTGCCGCCATGCACCTGAACCAGGCCCTgttcgtcgtcgtcgtcgtcgttgtcgtcgccgccgccgcctccgtgCACCCCAGCCAGGTCCTGATCTCCACCGCTGCCGCCGTCGCcgtggccgccgccgccgccgccgccgccgccgtggcCGCCACGCGCCCAAGCCAGGCCCTGCCCCGCGAGACTGCGCCACTCCGCCAGGCCCGGCCCCTTCTACCTACACCACCCCGCCAGGCCCTGCCCCTTGGGGCTGCACCACCCCGCCACGCCCTCCTGTCGGCGGGCAAGCAGCCAGGCCAGGCCTTGGCCATCGAAGCTACACCGCTCCGCCAGGCACTGCTCTCCATAGCCCCGCGTCCGCGTCGGGCCCGGGCCTCCGTAGCCCCGCGCCCGGGCGGGGCCCGACCCTCCGTAGCCCCGCGTCCGCGCCGGGCCCGGGCGTCCGTAGCCCCGCGTccgcgccgggcccgggcctccgtGGCCCCGCGCCCCGGTCGGGCCCGGGCCTCCGTGGCCCCGCGCCCCGGTCGGGCCCGGGCCTCCGTGGCCCCGCGCCCCGGTCGGGCCCGGGCCTCCGTGGCCCCGCGCCCCGGTCGGGCCCGGGCCTCCGTGGCCCCGCGCCCCGGTCGGGCCCGGGCCTCCGTGGCCCCGCGCCCCGGTCGGGCCCGGCCCTCCGTGGCCCCGCGCCCCGGTCGGGCCCGGCCCTCCGTGGCCCCGCGCCCGGGTCGGGCCCGGCCCTCCGTGGCCCCGCGCCCGGGTCGGGCCCGGCCCTCCGTAGCCCCGCGCCCGGGTCGGGCCCGGCCCTCCGTGGCCCCGCGCCCGGGTCGGGCCCGGCCCTCCGTAGCCCCGCGCCCGGGTCGGGCCCAGCTCCTCACAGCAATGCCTCTGCACAAGGCCTTGCTCGCCGCCGCCTTCGTCGCTGCCGTGCCACCCCACCAGGTCCTGCTCTTCAGAGCCCCACAACTAGGCCTGAGGAGGCCCTCTGCTGCCCCGCAGCCCTGCCAGGTCTGGCTCTCAGCGGTCCTACATCCCACCGGGCTCCTCTTCGCTGCAATGGTGCATCCTGTCGAGGCCCTGTTCTCCACAACAGAGCTACCAGGCCAAGCCTTGCCCTGGAAGTCCACGCCTCCCCTGCAGGCCCTACTCTCTGCAGCAGCCTCACAGCCAGTCCAGGCCCTGTTCTCCGGAGCCACGCCTCCACACTGGGGCCTGTCCTCCGGAGCCATGTTACCCAGCAAAGATCAGCAGTTCGCAGCCTCCCTTCTCCGCCTGGGCTAG